A section of the Pseudomonas lini genome encodes:
- the hflC gene encoding protease modulator HflC: MSNKSLIALIIGVVVAIVAWNCFYIVAQTERAVMLQFGRVVQADVQPGLHVKVPYVNKVRKFDARLMTLDAPTQRFLTLEKKAVMVDAYAKWRVKDAERFYTATSGLKQIADERLSRRLESGLRDQFGKRTLHEVVSGERDALMADITASLNKMAEKELGIEVVDVRVKTIDLPKEVNRSVFERMSTEREREAREHRAKGNELSEGIRADADRQRRVLLAEAYRESEEVRGDGDAQAAAIYSKAYGQDQEFYAFYRSLRAYRESFANKSDVMVLDPGSDFFRYLEKAKP, from the coding sequence ATGAGCAATAAATCGCTGATCGCCCTTATTATCGGCGTCGTCGTGGCGATCGTTGCCTGGAACTGCTTCTACATCGTGGCTCAGACCGAGCGCGCGGTGATGCTGCAGTTCGGTCGCGTGGTCCAGGCCGATGTTCAGCCGGGCCTGCACGTGAAAGTGCCTTACGTGAACAAGGTGCGCAAATTCGACGCACGCCTGATGACACTGGATGCACCGACACAACGCTTCCTGACGCTGGAAAAGAAAGCCGTAATGGTCGATGCCTACGCCAAGTGGCGCGTGAAAGATGCCGAGCGCTTCTACACCGCGACTTCCGGCCTCAAGCAGATTGCCGATGAGCGTCTTTCCCGTCGTCTGGAATCGGGCCTGCGTGACCAGTTCGGTAAACGCACCCTGCACGAAGTGGTGTCCGGTGAGCGTGATGCGCTGATGGCGGATATCACGGCTTCGCTGAACAAGATGGCTGAGAAAGAACTGGGCATCGAAGTTGTCGATGTCCGGGTCAAAACCATCGACCTGCCGAAGGAAGTGAACCGCAGCGTGTTCGAACGTATGAGCACCGAGCGTGAGCGTGAAGCTCGCGAGCACCGCGCCAAGGGTAACGAGCTGTCCGAAGGCATCCGTGCCGACGCCGATCGTCAACGCCGCGTGCTGCTGGCTGAAGCCTATCGTGAATCCGAAGAGGTTCGCGGTGACGGTGACGCCCAGGCTGCTGCGATCTACTCCAAGGCATACGGTCAGGATCAGGAGTTCTACGCGTTTTACCGTAGCCTGCGTGCCTACCGTGAAAGCTTCGCGAACAAATCCGACGTTATGGTCCTGGACCCGGGCAGCGACTTCTTCCGTTACCTGGAAAAAGCCAAGCCTTGA
- the hflK gene encoding FtsH protease activity modulator HflK: protein MAWNEPGGNSNNQDPWGGKRRNNGDRKGPPDLDEAFRKLQESLNGLFGGGKKRGDEGGGSGKSGGFGGLLGIGLVVLAAVWLYSAVYVVDEQEQAVVLRFGKYYETVGPGLNIYFPPIDRKYLENVTRERAYTKQGQMLTEDENIVEVPLTVQYKISNLQDFVLNVDQPEISLQHATDSALRHVVGSTAMDQVLTEGRELMASEIKERLQRFLDTYRTGITVTQVNVQSAAAPREVQEAFDDVIRAREDEQRSRNQAETYANGVVPEARGQAQRILEDANGYRDETVSRAKGEADRFTKLVAEYRKAPEVTRQRLYLDTMQEIFSNTSKVLVTGNKNGQNNLLYLPLDKMIDSGRSPGAPVTGAAASSNEVNARAAADLQQQQARTRESR from the coding sequence CTTCCGAAAGCTGCAGGAAAGCCTGAACGGGTTGTTCGGTGGTGGTAAAAAACGCGGTGACGAGGGCGGCGGTTCGGGCAAGAGTGGCGGTTTCGGCGGCCTGCTCGGCATCGGCCTGGTCGTGCTGGCGGCCGTGTGGCTGTACAGCGCTGTCTACGTGGTCGACGAGCAGGAGCAGGCCGTGGTGCTGCGCTTCGGCAAATACTATGAAACTGTCGGCCCGGGCCTGAACATCTATTTCCCGCCGATCGATCGCAAGTACCTGGAGAACGTCACGCGTGAGCGTGCCTACACCAAGCAGGGTCAAATGCTGACTGAAGACGAAAACATCGTCGAAGTGCCGCTGACCGTGCAGTACAAGATCAGCAATCTGCAAGACTTCGTGCTGAACGTCGATCAGCCGGAAATCAGTCTGCAGCATGCGACCGACAGTGCCTTGCGTCACGTGGTGGGTTCTACCGCCATGGATCAGGTGCTGACCGAAGGTCGTGAATTGATGGCCAGCGAAATCAAGGAGCGTCTGCAACGCTTCCTCGATACCTATCGCACCGGTATCACCGTCACCCAGGTCAACGTACAGAGCGCAGCTGCACCGCGTGAAGTTCAGGAAGCCTTCGACGACGTGATCCGCGCCCGTGAAGACGAGCAGCGTTCGCGCAACCAGGCTGAAACCTACGCCAACGGCGTCGTGCCGGAAGCCCGTGGTCAGGCCCAGCGCATCCTCGAGGATGCCAACGGTTACCGCGACGAGACCGTCTCCCGCGCCAAGGGTGAGGCTGATCGCTTCACCAAGCTGGTGGCCGAGTATCGCAAGGCCCCTGAAGTCACCCGCCAGCGTCTGTACCTGGACACCATGCAGGAAATCTTCAGCAACACCAGCAAGGTTCTCGTGACCGGCAACAAGAATGGCCAGAACAATCTGCTGTACTTGCCGCTGGACAAGATGATCGACAGTGGTCGCAGCCCCGGCGCTCCAGTAACCGGCGCAGCAGCCAGCAGTAATGAAGTGAATGCGCGTGCGGCAGCTGATCTGCAGCAACAGCAAGCACGTACCAGGGAGAGTCGCTGA
- a CDS encoding adenylosuccinate synthase translates to MGKNVVVLGTQWGDEGKGKIVDLLTEHAAAVVRYQGGHNAGHTLVIDGEKTVLHLIPSGVLREGVQCLIGNGVVVAPDALLREIIKLEEKGVPVRERLRISPSCPLILSYHVALDQAREKARGELKIGTTGRGIGPAYEDKVARRGLRVGDLLNMPRFEAKLRELVEYHNFMLVGFYKEPAIDFDKTLAECKEYAELLKPLMLDVTAELHDLRRAGKDIMFEGAQGSLLDIDHGTYPYVTSSNTTAGGVATGSGVGPMFLDYILGITKAYTTRVGSGPFPTELFDEVGAHLAKQGHEFGATTGRARRCGWFDAVILRRAIDVNSISGICLTKLDVLDGLETINICVGYKDAEGKDVAPTDADSYMGLQPVYEEVPGWTESTVGAKTLEELPANARAYIKRVEELIGAPIDIISTGPDRNETIVLRHPFA, encoded by the coding sequence ATGGGTAAGAATGTCGTAGTCCTGGGCACCCAATGGGGTGATGAGGGCAAAGGCAAGATCGTTGATCTGCTGACCGAACATGCTGCCGCCGTAGTGCGCTACCAAGGTGGCCACAACGCTGGCCACACCCTGGTGATCGACGGCGAAAAAACCGTCTTGCACCTGATTCCGTCGGGCGTGCTGCGCGAAGGCGTGCAGTGCCTGATCGGTAACGGCGTGGTGGTTGCACCCGACGCATTGCTGCGGGAAATCATCAAGCTGGAAGAGAAAGGCGTACCGGTGCGCGAGCGCCTGCGTATCAGCCCGTCCTGCCCGCTAATCCTGTCCTATCACGTAGCGCTGGACCAGGCCCGTGAAAAGGCCCGTGGCGAGCTGAAGATCGGTACTACCGGTCGCGGCATCGGCCCGGCTTACGAAGACAAGGTTGCCCGTCGCGGTCTGCGCGTAGGCGATCTGCTCAACATGCCGCGCTTTGAAGCCAAGCTGCGTGAACTGGTGGAATACCACAACTTCATGTTGGTCGGTTTCTACAAAGAGCCAGCCATTGACTTCGACAAGACCCTGGCCGAATGCAAAGAATACGCTGAACTGCTCAAGCCGCTGATGCTGGACGTGACTGCCGAGCTGCACGACCTGCGTCGTGCTGGCAAAGACATCATGTTCGAAGGTGCCCAAGGTTCTTTGCTGGACATCGACCACGGCACCTACCCGTACGTGACCAGCTCTAACACCACCGCTGGCGGCGTTGCTACCGGTTCGGGCGTTGGTCCTATGTTCCTGGACTACATCCTGGGTATCACCAAGGCTTACACCACACGCGTAGGTTCGGGTCCATTCCCGACTGAGCTGTTCGACGAAGTCGGTGCGCACCTGGCTAAACAAGGTCACGAGTTCGGCGCGACTACTGGCCGTGCTCGTCGTTGTGGCTGGTTTGACGCCGTTATCCTGCGTCGCGCTATCGATGTGAACAGCATCTCGGGCATCTGCCTGACCAAGCTGGACGTACTCGACGGTCTGGAAACCATCAACATCTGCGTCGGCTACAAAGATGCAGAAGGTAAGGACGTTGCCCCGACTGACGCTGACAGCTACATGGGCCTGCAGCCGGTGTACGAAGAAGTGCCGGGCTGGACAGAGTCGACCGTGGGTGCCAAAACCCTGGAAGAGCTGCCAGCTAACGCCCGTGCTTACATCAAGCGCGTTGAAGAGCTGATCGGTGCGCCGATCGACATTATTTCGACGGGCCCGGACCGCAACGAAACCATCGTTCTGCGTCACCCGTTCGCTTAA
- a CDS encoding methyl-accepting chemotaxis protein has protein sequence MSAVLSLLQSRLLRPVFVTLGIALLVQVLVAVALTRSTVTALEADLGMRLDADSQKLSGELEQAGREVTSSLDSLSTSTRQRLTVGLSSRLKDEQAQLRTTLEKDLKESANDMAQLLASVAPRAMWDSDIPTLSEFARRAQRNPNVLFVVYDDATGQHLTRYLNRENPINKALLEKGQGERALDKVLDAAKNDPSVYYLEASINPNGVEIGKVLMGVSTASVETDLAALDKRFSALIASSDQLVGDSLKGAAADSAMAMRGRLQSAQSTATEMKANTTTAVQEAAGTLRWRIGMGLAVVGFGVLLLLAVVLGRRVVNRLKLLIAAMDDLAAGEGDLTKRVQINSQDEIGDMASAVNRFVDKLQPIVREAGDVAQRTGVEIGAMTLRNAGADAAAGMQRDEVAESLRALSQMADEAQSESHAMQAALQQVVGIRQATDENTRTSAKVGSLIEALAGQVDTGAKVIERLAQQSEQIEVVLTVIHGIAEQTNLLALNAAIEAARAGETGRGFAVVADEVRALASKTQSSTGDIQAHIVALQQGAREAVAAIGQAGRQASEGLLVLRDSARLQQSVQASVEQVHAAIGLATQAAAHQAQGAQAVRGRVETIHAQAEKAAQAVVETTASGKVLDGLAAQLKASLGQFRA, from the coding sequence GTGTCGGCCGTTCTCTCACTGTTACAAAGCCGTCTCTTGCGGCCCGTGTTCGTTACCCTTGGTATCGCCCTCTTGGTGCAGGTGCTGGTGGCTGTCGCTCTGACCCGGAGCACGGTGACTGCGCTGGAAGCTGATTTGGGTATGCGGCTGGACGCCGACAGCCAAAAGCTCTCTGGTGAGCTTGAGCAGGCAGGACGTGAAGTCACGTCGAGCCTGGATAGCCTGTCCACCAGTACCCGTCAGCGCCTGACCGTCGGGCTGTCTTCGCGTCTGAAGGACGAGCAGGCACAACTGCGTACGACGCTGGAGAAGGACCTGAAGGAATCGGCCAACGACATGGCGCAGCTTCTGGCCTCGGTCGCACCCCGCGCCATGTGGGACAGCGACATTCCCACCCTGTCCGAATTCGCTCGCCGTGCCCAGCGAAATCCCAATGTGTTGTTCGTGGTCTACGACGACGCCACGGGCCAGCACCTGACGCGCTACCTCAACCGGGAGAACCCGATCAACAAGGCGCTTCTGGAAAAAGGCCAGGGCGAACGAGCGTTGGACAAAGTCCTGGATGCGGCGAAAAACGATCCGTCGGTCTACTACCTTGAAGCCTCGATCAACCCCAATGGGGTGGAGATCGGCAAAGTTTTGATGGGCGTCTCGACCGCCTCCGTGGAAACCGATCTGGCGGCACTGGACAAGCGCTTCTCGGCACTGATCGCCAGCAGCGATCAACTGGTGGGTGACAGCCTCAAAGGCGCGGCAGCTGACAGCGCAATGGCGATGCGCGGGCGTCTGCAATCGGCGCAGTCCACCGCCACTGAAATGAAAGCCAATACCACCACTGCCGTGCAGGAAGCTGCGGGGACTTTGCGCTGGCGCATCGGCATGGGCCTGGCGGTGGTGGGTTTTGGTGTGCTGCTGTTGCTGGCGGTGGTGCTGGGTCGTCGCGTGGTCAATCGCTTGAAGCTGCTGATCGCTGCCATGGATGACCTGGCGGCAGGCGAGGGCGATCTGACCAAGCGTGTGCAGATCAACAGCCAGGATGAGATTGGCGACATGGCCTCGGCGGTCAATCGCTTTGTGGATAAGTTGCAGCCGATCGTGCGGGAGGCGGGCGATGTGGCCCAGCGTACCGGCGTGGAAATCGGCGCCATGACCCTGCGCAATGCCGGCGCTGATGCGGCGGCGGGCATGCAGCGCGATGAAGTGGCCGAAAGCTTGCGCGCGTTGTCGCAAATGGCTGACGAAGCTCAGTCTGAAAGCCACGCCATGCAGGCCGCCTTGCAGCAGGTGGTGGGCATTCGTCAGGCCACGGATGAAAACACTCGGACCTCGGCGAAAGTCGGCAGCCTGATCGAAGCATTGGCCGGGCAGGTCGACACCGGCGCGAAAGTCATCGAGCGCCTGGCGCAGCAGAGTGAGCAGATTGAAGTGGTGCTGACGGTGATTCACGGGATCGCCGAGCAAACCAACTTGCTGGCATTGAACGCGGCCATTGAGGCGGCGCGTGCCGGCGAGACCGGTCGCGGGTTTGCTGTCGTGGCGGATGAGGTGCGGGCACTGGCGAGCAAGACTCAGAGCTCAACCGGCGACATTCAGGCTCACATCGTTGCGTTGCAGCAGGGCGCACGGGAGGCAGTTGCAGCGATTGGCCAGGCCGGACGTCAGGCCAGCGAAGGTTTGCTGGTGTTGCGCGACAGTGCGCGGTTGCAGCAGTCGGTGCAGGCGTCGGTCGAGCAGGTTCATGCGGCGATCGGTCTGGCGACCCAGGCCGCGGCGCATCAGGCGCAAGGTGCACAGGCCGTGCGGGGGCGGGTTGAGACCATTCATGCGCAGGCTGAGAAGGCTGCTCAGGCGGTGGTGGAGACCACGGCGAGTGGCAAGGTGCTGGATGGTTTGGCGGCGCAGTTGAAGGCTAGCTTGGGGCAGTTCAGGGCTTAA
- a CDS encoding ATP phosphoribosyltransferase regulatory subunit, whose translation MATVDRWLLPDGIEEVLPPEAARIEVARRQVLDLFQSWGYEFVVTPHIEYLESLLTGAGSDLDLRTFKVIDPQSGRQMGFRADITPQVARIDAHTLRREGPSRLCYAGSVLHAQPRALSSSRSPIQLGAELYGDASPSSDVEVISLMLAMLQLADVPDVHMDLGHVGIYRGLARAAGLSGEVEQQLFDALQRKAIDEVITLTEGLPADLSGMLRALVGLCGGREVLSAARERLANAPAPVLAALDDLLAIAERLSTRFPELPLYFDLGELRGYHYHTGVVFAVFVPGVGQSIAQGGRYDDIGADFGRARPATGFSTDLKTLVTLGRAEIELPSGGIWMPDSTDAALWQQVCQLRSEGQRVVQALPGQLLAAAREADCDRQLIQQNGLWQVLPLAS comes from the coding sequence ATGGCAACGGTAGACCGCTGGCTGCTGCCAGATGGCATCGAAGAAGTACTGCCACCGGAAGCTGCGCGCATCGAAGTAGCGCGTCGCCAGGTGTTGGATCTGTTCCAGAGCTGGGGTTACGAGTTTGTCGTGACTCCCCATATCGAGTACCTGGAGTCCCTGCTGACCGGCGCGGGTTCGGACCTCGATCTGCGTACCTTCAAGGTCATCGACCCGCAATCGGGCCGGCAGATGGGTTTCCGTGCCGACATCACGCCGCAAGTGGCGCGCATCGATGCGCACACCCTGCGTCGCGAAGGTCCGAGCCGTCTGTGTTATGCCGGTAGCGTGCTGCATGCTCAGCCGCGTGCCTTGTCGTCCTCGCGCAGCCCGATTCAACTGGGTGCCGAGTTGTACGGCGATGCCAGCCCAAGCAGCGACGTGGAAGTCATCAGCCTGATGCTGGCCATGCTGCAACTGGCCGATGTGCCGGATGTGCACATGGACCTCGGCCATGTCGGTATCTACCGCGGCCTGGCCCGCGCCGCCGGTTTGTCCGGCGAGGTCGAGCAACAGTTGTTCGATGCGTTGCAACGTAAAGCCATCGACGAGGTTATTACCTTGACCGAAGGCCTGCCGGCCGATCTGTCGGGCATGCTGCGAGCGCTGGTCGGCCTGTGTGGCGGTCGTGAAGTGTTGAGCGCAGCGCGTGAGCGTCTGGCCAATGCGCCGGCACCCGTACTGGCGGCCCTGGACGATTTGCTGGCAATTGCCGAGCGTCTGTCCACGCGTTTCCCGGAATTACCGTTGTATTTCGACCTGGGCGAGTTGCGCGGCTATCACTACCACACTGGTGTAGTGTTCGCCGTGTTCGTACCGGGTGTTGGCCAGTCCATCGCTCAGGGCGGTCGTTATGACGACATCGGCGCCGACTTCGGTCGTGCCCGTCCGGCAACTGGTTTCTCTACCGATTTGAAAACCCTGGTGACCCTGGGGCGTGCTGAAATCGAGCTACCGTCTGGCGGTATCTGGATGCCTGACAGTACGGATGCAGCACTCTGGCAGCAGGTTTGCCAGTTGCGCAGTGAGGGTCAGCGTGTCGTTCAGGCATTGCCTGGGCAACTTTTGGCCGCCGCCCGTGAAGCGGACTGCGACCGGCAATTGATTCAGCAGAACGGGCTTTGGCAAGTATTGCCGCTGGCTTCTTGA